The proteins below are encoded in one region of Oncorhynchus gorbuscha isolate QuinsamMale2020 ecotype Even-year linkage group LG01, OgorEven_v1.0, whole genome shotgun sequence:
- the tango6 gene encoding transport and Golgi organization protein 6 homolog → MTSAILSALCVLTKPIGETIVHGTKYTEQEALMAALQANQALLEERLQGEKGLYEVRRLREEVRAGVPWICTDTEDVTWSFVQECLLLLLSLARNLTLQLELFNQAPSPAMSRLRTPEMAPPLPPDVLSVAQQKTLGAALQFVVSLGLCPYLALGVGVPLGRRSAFGKLVEGLVCHDVAPVPERRLLTTTAVLLELSVLSSLATMVYTRHLGDVMAALCQLGYRPEKGTTKEEKEISKEERKNCREALQKLLGKVYQPIVIKELLILQGGPKQAPPGHGTSGGNRSPLSQAPPWLRRLCGQLLSERLMQPNGVQSVVRAILEGGAGGESDWRKCDGVARILAACPQQSLSSDSYYSQVCPQILELLHFRDKLTAQQFQRVATRAALTMVQDCPMFALQYLLTPLFSSLHRCGRMTGEGQTRVTVEEWELTRCAEDVFKICVVGNSPSAPLLKALGEVVPVLFDLYCFTKKNASHLRAPCQEILLWYFGNSELSVALSTLQQLCAMDGGAGGVASGFHFTPGSDGGAQLNPSETISDEDDALYEKVSGEQWRVECLAQLLAEMKDSDLPGDFFLELLQALTCWAAEEEEEEQEVDTSAMTLLQLEQHLLGKVTGRGQKLALLQVLAVLCEGLPHTLLLRKPTQVVEFIVAMLQRACVGLDQVRAAASPVETQTLSMGMGLVATLLSGPSPLSAEDYSSMSRLLPPLEEISQRHPEVVIQELASDLRAAIATHGAYQPDNVTRATQYQSPETDNNVPTKKNFETQTSPSQVSLTRLCSPTLHNNPSTDTTQMPNTRASIQTCIPNLRTQSSSGDSLAQKIHLSQRVSSGAGQSPAGVSAPDGGQSGGRGSSSEPSSGTPSRAFSDCMLGACDPEVPTRAVALRTLTRAIQNGDREALQNQEKVLTLFLENLEHEDTFVYLSAIQGLAVLADFFPERILLRLQEEYQNVPSSQKERSLETRLKVGEVLMRASRAMGDLAPHHGRPLIGVFLRGTRDEDRSVRASCLSNLGELCQRLNYALGPWAQELSTCLTALIKTEKEAEVRRAAVHVIALLLRGLSDKATEVLSDVLLDLYRALKWVVRSDTDDVTVLHAQLALEDLDDVMRRFIFPAQKLEKKIVVLP, encoded by the exons ATGACTTCAGCCATACTGTCTGCACTTTGTGTCCTCACTAAACCTATCGGAG AGACCATAGTGCATGGTACTAAATATACTGAACAGGAGGCACTGATGGCTGCACTCCAAGCCAACCAGGCCCTGCTGGAGGAACGTCtacagggggagaagggcctgTACGAGGTGCGCAGACTgcgggaggaggtgagggcaggGGTGCCCTGGATCTGCACCGATACAGAGGACGTCACATGGAGCTTTGTCCAAGAGTGTCTGCTGCTGTTGCTAAGCCTGGCCCGTAACCTCACTCTCCAGCTAGAGCTCTTCAACCAAGCCCCCAGTCCGGCTATGTCCAGGTTGCGGACCCCTGAGATGGCCCCTCCTCTGCCCCCTGACGTGCTGAGCGTGGCCCAACAGAAGACACTTGGTGCAGCTCTTCAATTTGTTGTCTCCCTGGGCCTCTGTCCCTACCTGGCCCTGGGGGTGGGGGTGCCACTGGGGCGCAGGTCAGCGTTTGGGAAGTTGGTGGAGGGGTTGGTGTGTCATGATGTGGCCCCTGTCCCTGAGCGCCGTCTCCTGACCACCACTGCTGTTCTGCTGGAGCTGTCTGTGCTGTCATCACTGGCCACCATGGTCTACACTCGCCACCTGGGAGATGTCATGGCAGCGCTATGCCAGCTAGGATACCGCCCAGAGAAAGGCACCACTAAGGAAGAGAAG GAGATCAGTAAGGAGGAACGCAAGAACTGCAGGGAGGCTCTTCAAAAACTCTTGGGGAAAGTCTACCAGCCAATCGTTATCAAAGAGCTGCTTATTCTCCAAGGCGGTCCCAAACAG GCCCCTCCAGGCCATGGTACTAGTGGTGGCAATAGGAGCCCCCTGAGCCAGGCTCCCCCATGGCTGAGGCGTCTGTGTGGGCAGCTGCTGTCTGAGAGGCTGATGCAGCCCAATGGTGTCCAGTCTGTGGTGAGGGCTATCCTAGAGGGAGGCGCAG GAGGAGAGTCTGATTGGAGGAAATGTGATGGTGTTGCCAGGATCCTAGCAGCTTGCCCTCAGCAGTCTCTATCTTCAGACAGCTACTACAGTCAGGTTTGCCCCCAG ATTCTAGAGCTCCTGCACTTCAGAGACAAGCTGACAGCTCAGCAGTTCCAGCGTGTGGCCACCAGGGCGGCTCTCACCATGGTGCAGGACTGCCCAATGTTTGCCCTGCAGTACCTGCTCACTCCCCTCTTCAGCTCCCTTCACCGCTGTGGCCGGATGACAG GGGAGGGTCAAACCCGGGTCACAGTGGAGGAATGGGAGCTGACGCGCTGTGCGGAGGACGTGTTTAAG ATCTGTGTGGTGGGGAACAGCCCGTCTGCTCCTTTGCTGAAGGCTCTGGGAGAAGTGGTTCCTGTTCTCTTCGATTTGTACTGCTTTACCAAGAAGAATGCTTCCCACCTACG CGCCCCCTGTCAGGAGATCCTGCTCTGGTACTTTGGCAACTCTGAGCTTTCTGTCGCCCTCTCAACCCTACAGCAGCTGTGTGCCATGGATGGAGGGGCAGGCGGGGTGGCCTCTGGCTTCCACTTCACCCCTGGTAGTGACGGAGGGGCACAGCTTAACCCCTCAGAGACCATCAG TGATGAGGATGATGCTCTGTATGAGAAGGTGTCTGGGGAGCAGTGGAGGGTGGAGTGTCTGGCCCAGCTGCTGGCTGAGATGAAGGATAGCGACCTGCCTGGAGACTTCTTCCTGGAGCTGCTGCAG GCGCTGACTTGTTGGGctgcagaggaggaggaagaggagcaggaagTGGACACGTCAGCCATGACACTACTACAGCTGGAGCAGCATCTGTTAGGGAAAGTCACAGGGAGGGGTCAGAAGCTGGCCCTACTGCAGGTGCTGGCTGTCCTGTGTGAGGGCCTACCACACACTCTACTGCTGCGCAAGCCAACCCAG gtGGTGGAGTTCATCGTGGCCATGCTGCAGAGGGCCTGTGTGGGTTTGGACCAGGTCCGGGCTGCTGCAAGTCCAGTTGAGACCCAGACACTCAGCATGGGAATGGGCCTGGTGGCCACCCTGCTGTCAGGACCCTCACCG CTGAGTGCTGAGGACTACTCCTCGATGTCCAGGCTCCTCCCACCTCTGGAGGAGATTTCCCAGAGGCACCCTGAGGTGGTCATCCAGGAGCTGGCCTCAGACCTGCGAGCCGCCATTGCCACACACGGTGCCTACCAACCTGACAACGTGACACGAGCCACTCAATATCAAAGTCCCGAAACGGACAATAACGTGCCTACTAAGAAAAACTTTGAGACCCAAACAAGTCCCTCGCAAGTCTCCCTAACAAGACTCTGCTCCCCCACCCTTCATAACAACCCCAGCACAGACACTACTCAAATGCCTAACACTCGAGCCTCAATTCAGACCTGTATCCCCAACCTCAGAACACAGAGCAGCTCTGGTGATAGTCTGGCCCAGAAAATTCATCTATCCCAGAGGGTATCATCTGGGGCTGGCCAGAGTCCTGCAGGGGTGTCTGCTCCTGATGGGGGGCAGTCAGGTGGGAGGGGTAGCAGCAGTGAGCCCTCCAGTGGCACCCCCAGTAGGGCCTTCTCAGACTGCATGCTCGGGGCATGTGATCCTGAGGTCCCCACCAGAGCAGTGGCCCTGAGAACCTTAACACGGGCCATACAGAACGGAGACCGGGAGGCTCTTCAGAATCAGGAGAAAGTCCTCACG CTCTTCCTGGAGAACTTGGAACATGAGGACACGTTTGTGTATCTGTCAGCCATTCAAG gcCTGGCGGTGTTGGCAGACTTCTTCCCTGAGAGGATTCTGCTGCGGCTGCAGGAAGAGTACCAGAATGTTCCATCCTCTCAGAAGGAGAGGTCCCTGGAGACACGGCTGAAGGTTGGAGAGGTGCTGATGAGGGCTAGCAGGGCTATGG GTGACCTGGCTCCCCACCATGGCCGGCCTCTGATCGGGGTCTTCCTGAGGGGGACGAGGGACGAGGACCGCAGTGTCCGCGCTAGCTGCCTGTCCAACCTGGGAGAGCTCTGCCAGAGACTCAACTATGCCCTGGGGCCTTGGGCTCAGGAG TTGAGCACCTGTTTGACGGCACTGATAAAGACCGAGAAGGAGGCAGAGGTGCGGCGAGCTGCTGTCCACGTCATTGCCCTGCTGCTCAGGGGCCTGAGCGACAAAGCCACCGAG
- the LOC124007220 gene encoding interleukin-17C-like — MPGLFKIMQTLILLGLVIAKCTWTAEAHKYKGCFSTEKLEHRALKILQRNRYQTDVHIDETQYHKLGMKKTCPTVLRSQSVDYNNRSVSPWRYSIDSMEGRFPEMIVVAECLCEGCLIIKGPGHHGAQHHAYNSVPIEQTQMVLMKTVCLNNPEKYSLTSHFVKVPIACTCVRSRI; from the exons ATGCCAGGCCTATTCAAGATTATGCAG ACTCTAATTTTACTTGGACTTGTTATTGCTAAATGTACATGGACAGCAGAGGCACACAAGTATAAGGGATGCTTCAGTACAGAAAAACTGGAGCATAGAGCTCTCAAGATCCTTCAACGAAACCGTTACCAGACAGATGTTCATATTGATGAAACACAGTATCACAAACTGGGTATGAAGAAGACCTGCCCCACTGTGCTTCGTTCACAGTCAGTAGACTACAACAATCGTTCCGTCTCCCCCTGGCGGTACAG CATCGATAGCATGGAGGGACGATTCCCTGAAATgattgttgttgctgaatgtctATGCGAGGGATGCCTCATCATTAAAGGGCCCGGACACCACGGGGCCCAACATCATGCATATAACTCTGTGCCTATAGAGCAAACCCAGATGGTATTGATGAAGACCGTATGCCTGAACAACCCAGAAAAATACTCACTTACATCACACTTTGTCAAAGTGCCCATTGCCTGCACCTGTGTCAGGAGTAGGATATGA